The sequence CGAGTTAGACGGTAAAGAATATGGGATTGACGTTTCGGCAATTAACGGGATTTTAAGAGCAAGAAAATTTAACATCCAGACACTACCGGGAACTGATAAATCTTTAGAAGGAATGATAAATTTACGTGGGAACATAAGTTACATATTTAACTTGAGGACTAAATTCGAGATAAATGAAAAGGCTATCTCCGAAGAAAGTAAATTCATCATGTTAAATGCTAACAACTCCACCGTAGGTTGTATTGTCGATGAAGTTACAGATATTGTTAAGCTAAATGACGAGCAAGTTCAGGCGACTCCCGATTTCATATGCGGAAATGGTGATAACTACATTATTGGCATAGGAAAAATAGAAGATAGAATGATAATAATTCTGTCTCCTGAAAAATTATTTGCAAAGGAATTAGCAACTCTTCAAGATAGCGTTACAAATTAACCAATGTCAAATTATAAAAAAGAAACTCAAGCAAAATTGCTTTGAGTTTCTTTTTATATTTGAAAGCATAAATCTTAACGATACTCATAAACATTATGATTATCTCATGCCGCAGTAAATATAGGCGCGAAAATGTAGCCCTTCACCCGTTTTGCGAAGAGAAGATTGTATTCAAGCTAATTCTCCCTCACAAAACCTTATGATCATCATTTCCAACAACAACCCCGGATCACCGCCCCCAGTTTTCAGGGCTACATCCGTATTCAAACACTCAACTAAACTTTGGGACAACTGCTTGGTTGATAGTTTTATAGATTGCTGCCATATTTTTTGAGCTTCATAGGGTTTAATCCCTAACAAAGCAGGAACCTCGTTGACGTTCCCTCCTCGCTTACGAAGTGCGTCACAGCCAAGCAGAAGCCTGACCTGTCTAACCATTAAGGTCAGAACTTTTAATGGATGTTCTTCCCGCAACACATCCCGCAAGGTCTTAATAGCCTTTTCGGAGGATCGCGCCGCTATTGCATCCAAAAGACTGAAAATGCTCGCTTCAATCGTTCGAGTAGAGATAGCTTGCACATCTTCCATCGATATTTTGGTACGATCTCCCACGAAAACTACCAGCTTGTCTAACTCTTGACTTAAAACTCCCGTGTGATGCCCTACCCATTCAATGAATCCCGATAAAACTTGAGTATCCATTGCTTTTCCCCGGACCTTTAACTCGGACTGAACCCAGGCCATCCATTCCTGAGGACGTTTTGGCGCACAGAATTCCAAGACTTCACCAACACGATCTAAAGCTTTATAAAATTTTCTTCCTCTATGAACACTTTCAGCAATAAAAAGCAGACAGGTCGAAGGATTAGGATCTGAAAAGTACTCTAAAAACGGGTCTAAATCTGCCGTTTGTCCATCTTGAAAGTAGGTTGCCTCTTCAACCACAACTAACCGCCTGGCAAAAAAAGACATCGTATTGGCACGCTCAACAATTTCCGCCGGAGACAATGCTTTAGGGTCTAAGACTTCAATCCCGCCACCGGAAGGATCCATCGTAAAATAGAACGACTTAAGGACTTGAAACCCTTCCTGAATTAGAAACCGATCCTCACCATACCAAAGATAAATTGACGGAACCCGTCCCGTCTTTATGCTTTCCTTAATTTGTTCTATCTCACGCAATTCAACCACCTCTACTCCTATTATAAGTGGTACGTATCCAAGAGTCCAAGTCAGAATCCTCTCCAGCCATAATTGCGCGTAAGAATTTGTATACGGCGAGTTCAGATTTGGGATAGAACAAAAAAAAAGTCCTCCACGGTAGTGGAGGAGCAAAAGAAAGAGGAGGAGAAAAGAGATGTTCCTTACTATTGTTACCCTGTATTACCTTTTTATACATTAAATAGTAGTATTTAATGAATTAATTTGCGTTAGCTTCCAGATATCGGCCAGGCAGGATTTCAACTCCCCGCTCCCCTATCAATACCCGGATTGTCCCATGCTCATCTGTTCGAAATACCGGAACATGACGCTCCTCCCAATATTTCAATACGTCTTTTGCCGGATGTCCAAAAGTATTTTTGCCAACAGAAATCAAGACAGCTTCGGGATCCATACTTTCTAACCAGGGACTATATAAAGAGAAACGACTTCCATGATGGGGTACTTTAAAAATATCTGTTTCCAAATTTGCGCCTGACTGGAAAATGTCCTGCATTTCCTCTTCTTCCATATCGGCTGTCAGCATAAAGCTTTGCTCTAGGTAATGAAGCTTAAGCACCAACGAGTTATTATTAGGATCTGAATTAGTTCCCTCCAGAATTCGATGCGGGCCCAAAACATCCAGCCATGCTCCCGACCCTAAATTAATTTGATCCCCGGCTTGCAGCATGCGCAGCTTCTCCGCCTGTCGGGTTAGTCCCATGGGAAGACCTGCTTGCCATTCTTGATTTTCCAGGCGCTCACCCACAGCAGGCACCCCAACCCAACCTGTTGGAATATTAGCAAGCACTGCACGTGCTCCGCCAATATGATCTGCGTCTTCATGAGTTATTAAGAAGGCATCTAAAGATCCTATCCCTCTATGCAGTAAATAGGGAAGAACTATACGTTCACCGGCATCGAAGGTCTCACTTCGAGGTCCGGCATCTAGCAAAATGGCATGACCCTCCGGACTAAGTATTAACAGAGCATCTCCTTGCCCAACGTCAATCATGGCCACTTCCAACTCTTGTTGGGCATTCCAAGGGCTCCACATTAATAATAAGATCAAGAGAGTTACGCCCCAACTAACCATCCATCCCTTCACATTCATAGGACTAAAGGACAGATTGACCAGCCTCCGTTGCATCTCTAAGCAAAATTCCCAAGGACATCTCCGGACCAGTTTGCCTGCAATAGATCTCAACCCTCTTCTGTGGTAAACCCATCTAGCCTGGAGAGTAAAAAGCGCACGCTCTTTTCCCCACAACAGAATTCCAATCCCACCATACCAAGCAATCCAAAAAAGGGGGCCCGGGTTCAAAACCCAAACATCAGCATAAGGTAATTCTGCCAGCTTTTCTAAAATTGTATTCGTACCCTTTAACAACCATAAACTGGCCTGAAATAAAGGAGCAGATAACTCTTCAGAAAAAGATAGGATAACGCCAATCAGTCCTAATTCCAAAACACTGCCTAAGATAAAAAGAATAAAGACATTTACAATAAACCCAATTAAGGATAAGCGATGAAAAGCGGCAATCAAGAGTGGCAACGTTGCCACTTGCGCTGCTAAAGTACCGGCCAAAGCAAGTCTAACCAAAGCAGGTATCTTTGCCAAAAACTTAATCTCCAGAATACGTGGAGTTAGCACCACAATTCCCCACGCTGCAGCAAAGGATAATTGAAAACCTAAATCCTGAATAATTAGAGGATTATCTATAAATAGACCAACAGCAGCAAAAAATAACCATCTTAGGGTAGCTACTTTTCCTCGACCCAAGCGGCCAAGGATCAGAGCTATCCCCAAAATAGTTGCCCTAACAATCGGAGCGTTTCCTCCACAAAGGGCGGCATACAGCAAAAGCGCCAAAACCGCTCCAACAATCCTAAATCTCTTGGGCAAGAACCAAAACAACAGCCAAGAAAACCCCAAGACAAAAGCCACATTGGAACCAGAGGCAGCAAAAACATGAAGCACACCCGTTACTTTATACCGTTCTATGATATCATCGGGTATTTGGCTGGAATCTCCAAACAGAATCCCTTCCAAAACTCCCGTCTCTGCTGATTCCCAGGCTAAGAGCCGATCCCGAACCTGCTGACGAATCTGCCAAGTAATACTCGGCTTCCCCGCAGTAAGAAGTGTCGTATCCCCTTGAGCATACATCCTTCCACTCAGGCCTCTGACCCCATAGTAAAGGCGCTGATCAAATCCCCCAGGTGTACCGAGAGACTTGGGTCTTTCCAGGTGAGCCTTAAAGCTAACCAGATCCCCGGGCCGGATCCTTCTCCACTCGCCGGGAACCTGCCCTGAGCCATCTAAATAAACAGCTAACTGATAAGTCTCCCCCTTAACCTTCCCTTCCTCAACTCTAATTAATCCAACAGCTTTGTCCTTAGAAATATTCCAATCCTTTATAAATCCAATAATCTCCACCCGATCTAAAATAAGCGGCTCCGGCAAAGTACGCTCAGCTAAGGATCCATAGAGAAAGCCCAGCATAAGACTCACTGCCAATAAAGGAATCTCAGGACGAAACAATCGTCCAAAAAAGTCACGAGGACGCCACAATATAAAGCGTCCTCCGATCAGAATCAGAATCCCAAAAATCCAAAATCGCCCTTGAACCGGAACATAAGCTCCAAAAATCCCACCAATCAAGAGAGCGACAGCACGAATAATCCAAGGGTCCCTCATGGCCCAACCGTCACTTGAGCAGCCATCTTCTCAAAGGTTTTAGGACCGATGCCAGAAACATTCTGCAAGTCTTCGGCCCTGGCAAAGAGTCCATTCTCCGTCCGATATTGAATAATTCGTTCCGCTAAAGCCGGCCCGATACCGGACAGCTTATCCAAATCCGCCGCTCCGGCAGTGTTAATATTAATTTTGCCGTCCACCGACACAGAAGTCCCAGTAGCTGGAGCAGCAGTGGCAGTAGGCGCCGCAGCGGATGGAGAGCCAACACCTCCGGTTCCACCTGAATTCCCAGTTGCCGGATCAAGTGGAGCAACCACAGCCTTAAAGGGAACCGTAACCTTCTGCCCATCCTTAAGCTTTTCAGCCGGATTCATGTTCTCTAAATTCGCCTCCGGCAACAGTTGAACCTGCTTAAGAGCATCATCTAACCTGGCGTCAGGTGCTAAATGAACAAGACCCGGGCTTTCAACTGCCCCTGCCACATAAACCACAATCTCACGACTGGAATCCGACTTTTGAACATAGGCGTAAGTACCATGAGGAAGAAAGAGCTTCCAAATCGCTATAATAACCAAGGCAACCAGCACAAACCACCATACATAGCGAAGCTTCCGTTCCATAAACCCTTCCCCCTGACACGATTAATTGAATCCATTAGTTTGCTTCAATTCCTCTTTATTCCTTCTTTTTCCTGCCGCGAAGAATTATTAATCCTGTCGAACCCTGGAAACGTGTTGGGCGTGTTGGGGGGACGGTCCTTTTAACACACAATTGTGTGTTAAAAGGACCGTCCCCCCAACACGTTTCCTTCTAATACCCGCTATAGCAACCCTGCCGCCCGTGTCGCCAGTTCACTCCGCTCTCCACGAATCAAGCGAACTTGCCCATAAAAAGATTGTCCCGCTAGCCGAGAGGCTAGATGGGCCAATCCATTACTCTCTTTGTCTAAATAAGGATGATCAATTTGGTCAGGATCACCACAGAGAACAATCTTCGTTCCTTCACCGGCACGAGTTATAATCGTCTTCACCTCATGGGCAGAAAGATTCTGAGCTTCATCAATCACGATAAATTGATTAGGAATACTCCGCCCTCGAATATAAGTGAGAACCTCAATTTCTAACTGCCTCTTCTTAATGAGCAGATCAATCGCACTCTCAACCACGGCTTCGCCGCCCTTTTCGCGCTCCTTTTCCCGTCGAGCCCGCAGTAAGAATTCAAGATTATCATAAATCGGCTGCATATACGGCCGCACTTTCTGATCCTTTTCCCCCGGGAGAAACCCAATATCTTTACCAAAGGGAACAATTGGGCGAGCACAAAGCATTCTAATATAGGTTTCGGAATGAAGCGTTTGCTCCAGACCGCTTGCTAAAGCCAGCAACGTTTTACCGGTACCCGCCGGCCCCATTAAGTTAACCAATCTAATCTCAGGATTGTTCAGCATTTCTAAGGCCCAGGATTGTTCTAAATTTCTTGGTCTAACATCCCAGGGAGCAAAACCTTTCCCCATGTGATAGACCAACCTTTCTCCATCCGGAGTAGATACCAGAGGCAGAATACTGTCATCACTCAGAACCGCCTTTACGCAGCGGTTTGGAGATAACGGTGTCTTTAATGGAATGAACTTATTCTGATAAAGACCTGCAACCTCCTTATCATCAAGGGGCAAGCTTAAAATCTCCTCCGTAAGAGCCGGCAATACTACTTTGTCATTATGATAATCATCCGTTAAAATCCCTAAGGCATCAGCTTTAACCCGCATGGCAATATCTTTAGTAACTAAGATTACCGGGCGTGCTTCTTCGCGAGTTAAACTTAGTGACACAGCTAAGATCCGGTTATCTGCCAATCCTAAATCCGAGTTCAGAGGTAAAATATCATTGGAATAGTGATTCAACTCAATTCGCACCTTACATCCGTTAGGTAAGAGCACACCTTGAGAAAGTTGACCCTTGGCTCTCAAACTGTCTAAAAAACGGATAGCTTCCCGAGCAGAGCGACCGATATTTTCCAAGATTCGTTTCTTGCTTTCTATTTCCTCCAGAACTACATAGGGAATAATCACTTCATTGTCTTGAAATCGGACGATTGCGTTAGGGTCATGCAATAACACACTTGAATCGAGTACATATACTTTTTGCAACCTATACACCCCTTTTTGCATCCTCAACTAGCATCTCTCTGTTATTATATTCCAGTTGTTTCGAAATTCTTTACCTCCTCATTAGGAATCCAAGTCTCTCTACTACTATATTCCCAACCTTACCAAGCATTCGCAATATTCATCAAGTACTCCAATTCCAAGTGAACTCATTCAGCTAAATCTGACTATCAGGTCTCAGACAGGGATTTACCTCACTGAAGTAAAATAAGGAACACTCACTTATAGAGCTCCAATTTGATAAATTCTAACATTGATTTGTAAAGTTCAACTTACCCACCATGTTAACCAAGTGTTAAATATATTTACCCTAACTTCCCAGAGATTTTTTTTTCAATACCAAAATAAGCGGCCTCCTTCACTTCAACAGTGAAAAGAGACCGCTTACCAGTTTAAAATAAACACTTTAAAATTTTTAGAACTAAAACAAAGTCTTACATCCCGTTAAGAACCCTTTCAGCCTGCTTAATCAAACTATCAGGGACAACCACGGCTCCGCCTAAAGCACGAACCGTAGGATGGCTCCCTGACGCAGATAGTTTCTTAAGGTAGGCTTCAGCTGCGGTTGGGAGGGTTCCCAGTTTAGGGTCAATAAGCAGAATAGGATCACCGGTCTTGGCAGCTAGGGCACTTCCGGCAACTGCGTCCACATAATCAAATCCGTTTGCCAAATAAACTGTCTTTGGATTCACTGCAAACTCGTTAACCACAACACCCGTTGTATCAAAACGGTCATTTCCCGCCAGTCGTTTAATAACGGCATTGGGTACCAATTCTCTTATTTGGGCTTCTACCTCCGGAGAGATAATACCCACTCCCCCTACAATATACACTGTAGCAGGCTTATTACCAGCCAAAAATTCTTTAGTTTTAGCCGACAGAGTGCTGTAAGAAGTCAGGAGCGCCGGGTACTGGTTAGCCCCTACAAAGCTGGCAGTGCTCAGTGCATCAGGAAAACTTTCGCCTGAAACAACGACCACCGGAGTTCCCGCTTGAACATTAGCTTTATTCACTACTGCCATACCTGTATCATAGCGGTCGTATCCACTTAATCGTTCAATGTTTCCATGTCCACCCTTAATAAGTTCTGTTTCGATGGATGAACCGATTGCTGCCGTACCACCAATAATCAGTATTTTAGTAGCTGAGTTGGAATGTTTATTAATGTAGTCAAAGGCTTCAGCTGAGTCTTCAACGGTAGAGCCTGCCAATAATATTGGAGCCTCAAACTTTTTGGACAAGAGACTAGCCGATAAGGCATCTGTGAAATTATGACCGGAGACTAAAATTATGCTGCTGCATTCTCCGCTGTTATACTCTTCAGCAATTATGCGGGCGGTTTTGAAACCATCCTGACCCGCCAGGCGTGTTTCTTTAGGGATAAAGGATGTCATCAAATCCATATAGTCAAAGGAGTTACTTGGATTGACCTCCGGAATTTGAATTTCAACCGGTTTATTAATGCCTGAAGTAAGGGTACTAAAGGTCATCTTCAAACTCAACTTGCCCTTTACCTCTTCAGAAGAGGTTTCTTGAGAACTCAAAGTATTCATTAATCGGTTAATCCCAGCCAGATCAACTTTCAGATCAATGATCCCACTCTTCTTGACAACATATCCGTCGGCAATAGCGTATTGCAACTCAATCCCTTGATCACCTAAAATGGGAACCTTTTTCAATTCATCCATAACCTTATTAAATTGAGTTAGGAATTCTGGTTTATTGGCATCAAATTCCTCGAAGGCCTGATTGAACTCACGAATAGTTTTTTCGCCTTCGGGAAGCTGACTAAGTCCCAAAACAGATCCCATAAAATCCTTAACAAAAAGCATAGCCTCTTTGTCTTGAGTAAAGTTATTGACAGTATAGCGAATAAACTCCTTTAATTGGGCATCATTTAGCTTTACCTCATAAAGCTTTGCCGATATACGGCCATCGTTTGTTTGCACATATTGGCTTCCCTTAGCAACGACATTAACATCCGGATTAAAACGTTTAGAATAACTCGTTAGAAATTCTACTTGCTCGGATTGAAAATTCTTGGTAAACTCCGCAAGCTGTGTTAAGTTCATAGTTGGTTGAGCAGCCCCCATGTTATAGGGGTTAAGCACCATATATTCCTTAGCTGCAAATTGAGGAGGCAAGGAGGCGGTGGCCATTTGGGGGAGTTTAACTATCTCCAGGACTTTTGGCTGAGCGCCAGTCAGATCCGAATCTATCCAGACAGGTACAGTTATGTTCATCCCTTGTAAACTTAGGCCCATCGTAGCTTGAGACTTTCCCACAGTCTTCTCTTCATTAGTCATTGTTTTAACATCAACATCCAGCTTGGCATTATTCACAAATGCAGCAGCTGTATTAATTT comes from Desulfosporosinus meridiei DSM 13257 and encodes:
- a CDS encoding PhoH family protein is translated as MQKVYVLDSSVLLHDPNAIVRFQDNEVIIPYVVLEEIESKKRILENIGRSAREAIRFLDSLRAKGQLSQGVLLPNGCKVRIELNHYSNDILPLNSDLGLADNRILAVSLSLTREEARPVILVTKDIAMRVKADALGILTDDYHNDKVVLPALTEEILSLPLDDKEVAGLYQNKFIPLKTPLSPNRCVKAVLSDDSILPLVSTPDGERLVYHMGKGFAPWDVRPRNLEQSWALEMLNNPEIRLVNLMGPAGTGKTLLALASGLEQTLHSETYIRMLCARPIVPFGKDIGFLPGEKDQKVRPYMQPIYDNLEFLLRARREKEREKGGEAVVESAIDLLIKKRQLEIEVLTYIRGRSIPNQFIVIDEAQNLSAHEVKTIITRAGEGTKIVLCGDPDQIDHPYLDKESNGLAHLASRLAGQSFYGQVRLIRGERSELATRAAGLL
- a CDS encoding cell wall-binding repeat-containing protein, with the protein product MRLMKKFTWVGTLLTLLLIVTGCSQNQQVLFDAAMKMQNVTSLQQQTTMTFNLSGSDFDPSVQQQINTAAAFVNNAKLDVDVKTMTNEEKTVGKSQATMGLSLQGMNITVPVWIDSDLTGAQPKVLEIVKLPQMATASLPPQFAAKEYMVLNPYNMGAAQPTMNLTQLAEFTKNFQSEQVEFLTSYSKRFNPDVNVVAKGSQYVQTNDGRISAKLYEVKLNDAQLKEFIRYTVNNFTQDKEAMLFVKDFMGSVLGLSQLPEGEKTIREFNQAFEEFDANKPEFLTQFNKVMDELKKVPILGDQGIELQYAIADGYVVKKSGIIDLKVDLAGINRLMNTLSSQETSSEEVKGKLSLKMTFSTLTSGINKPVEIQIPEVNPSNSFDYMDLMTSFIPKETRLAGQDGFKTARIIAEEYNSGECSSIILVSGHNFTDALSASLLSKKFEAPILLAGSTVEDSAEAFDYINKHSNSATKILIIGGTAAIGSSIETELIKGGHGNIERLSGYDRYDTGMAVVNKANVQAGTPVVVVSGESFPDALSTASFVGANQYPALLTSYSTLSAKTKEFLAGNKPATVYIVGGVGIISPEVEAQIRELVPNAVIKRLAGNDRFDTTGVVVNEFAVNPKTVYLANGFDYVDAVAGSALAAKTGDPILLIDPKLGTLPTAAEAYLKKLSASGSHPTVRALGGAVVVPDSLIKQAERVLNGM
- the holA gene encoding DNA polymerase III subunit delta yields the protein MREIEQIKESIKTGRVPSIYLWYGEDRFLIQEGFQVLKSFYFTMDPSGGGIEVLDPKALSPAEIVERANTMSFFARRLVVVEEATYFQDGQTADLDPFLEYFSDPNPSTCLLFIAESVHRGRKFYKALDRVGEVLEFCAPKRPQEWMAWVQSELKVRGKAMDTQVLSGFIEWVGHHTGVLSQELDKLVVFVGDRTKISMEDVQAISTRTIEASIFSLLDAIAARSSEKAIKTLRDVLREEHPLKVLTLMVRQVRLLLGCDALRKRGGNVNEVPALLGIKPYEAQKIWQQSIKLSTKQLSQSLVECLNTDVALKTGGGDPGLLLEMMIIRFCEGELA
- a CDS encoding helix-hairpin-helix domain-containing protein; this translates as MERKLRYVWWFVLVALVIIAIWKLFLPHGTYAYVQKSDSSREIVVYVAGAVESPGLVHLAPDARLDDALKQVQLLPEANLENMNPAEKLKDGQKVTVPFKAVVAPLDPATGNSGGTGGVGSPSAAAPTATAAPATGTSVSVDGKININTAGAADLDKLSGIGPALAERIIQYRTENGLFARAEDLQNVSGIGPKTFEKMAAQVTVGP
- a CDS encoding chemotaxis protein CheW; the protein is MGIQLVIFELDGKEYGIDVSAINGILRARKFNIQTLPGTDKSLEGMINLRGNISYIFNLRTKFEINEKAISEESKFIMLNANNSTVGCIVDEVTDIVKLNDEQVQATPDFICGNGDNYIIGIGKIEDRMIIILSPEKLFAKELATLQDSVTN
- a CDS encoding DNA internalization-related competence protein ComEC/Rec2; the encoded protein is MRDPWIIRAVALLIGGIFGAYVPVQGRFWIFGILILIGGRFILWRPRDFFGRLFRPEIPLLAVSLMLGFLYGSLAERTLPEPLILDRVEIIGFIKDWNISKDKAVGLIRVEEGKVKGETYQLAVYLDGSGQVPGEWRRIRPGDLVSFKAHLERPKSLGTPGGFDQRLYYGVRGLSGRMYAQGDTTLLTAGKPSITWQIRQQVRDRLLAWESAETGVLEGILFGDSSQIPDDIIERYKVTGVLHVFAASGSNVAFVLGFSWLLFWFLPKRFRIVGAVLALLLYAALCGGNAPIVRATILGIALILGRLGRGKVATLRWLFFAAVGLFIDNPLIIQDLGFQLSFAAAWGIVVLTPRILEIKFLAKIPALVRLALAGTLAAQVATLPLLIAAFHRLSLIGFIVNVFILFILGSVLELGLIGVILSFSEELSAPLFQASLWLLKGTNTILEKLAELPYADVWVLNPGPLFWIAWYGGIGILLWGKERALFTLQARWVYHRRGLRSIAGKLVRRCPWEFCLEMQRRLVNLSFSPMNVKGWMVSWGVTLLILLLMWSPWNAQQELEVAMIDVGQGDALLILSPEGHAILLDAGPRSETFDAGERIVLPYLLHRGIGSLDAFLITHEDADHIGGARAVLANIPTGWVGVPAVGERLENQEWQAGLPMGLTRQAEKLRMLQAGDQINLGSGAWLDVLGPHRILEGTNSDPNNNSLVLKLHYLEQSFMLTADMEEEEMQDIFQSGANLETDIFKVPHHGSRFSLYSPWLESMDPEAVLISVGKNTFGHPAKDVLKYWEERHVPVFRTDEHGTIRVLIGERGVEILPGRYLEANAN